ACGGGGCCGTGTACGGGTTCGGCCCCGCCTGAGGGTCGCCGTGGCCGGCCCAACCGGCTGACGGCCGAACGGTCGACACGAAACGGGTTTCCGTCCCGACCGCCTGTCGTCCCACGATGAGCGCAGACGATCGACTGGCCGTCGTCGTCGCCCGCGACCGGACCCAGACGGTCATCGACCGGCTCCGGGAACTGGACGCCTACGACGACGACCGGACGGTCCAGCCGTGGGACGACGACAGCGTCGCCGTCCCAGTCACAAGCGTCCCCGCCGATCTCGCCGTTCGAGACGTGGTCAAGCAGGTCGGCGAGCCGAGGCTCCGAGACCTGGACGACTACCTCCGGGAACGGGGGTGGACCGACGCGGAGATCGATCGGGCACCCGCGTCCTGGGCCGTCGTCGGCAGCGTCGTCCTCGTGGACATCGGCGACGCGCCACGGCCCGAGGAGGTCGGTGAGGCACTCTTACAGCTCCACGGCGAGGCCGACACCGTCCTCGCGCGGGGGCCGATCACCGGCGAACACCGCGAACCCGCGGTCGAGGTCGTCGCCGGCACCGGCGACACCGAGACCGTCCACCGCGAGCACGGGACCGCCTACGCGCTGGATCTCGCCGAGGTGATGTTCTCGCCGGGCAACAAAGCCGAGCGGAGCCACATGGGCGAGGTCGTCCGCGAGGCCCACGAGGGACGGAGCGAGTCGGGAGCCTCGACGAGCGCGAGCGGTGCAATCGAAAGCGGCGAGCGCGAGCGGGTACTCGACATGTTCGCCGGCATCGGCTACTTCACGCTCCCGATGGCCCGCGCCGGGGCGACGGTCACTGCCGTCGAGCGCAACCCCGCTTCCTTCCGGTACCTGATCGAGAACGTCCAGCTCAACGAGGTCGCCGACCGGGTCCAGCCCTACCGGGCCGACTGCCGGGACGTGACTCCCGATCTCGCCGCCGACCCGGTCGACCGGATCGTGATGGGCTACTACGAGGCCCACGAGTATCTCGACGCCGCACTGCCGGCGCTGGCTCCCGGCGGCGTCGTCCACATGCACGAGGCGACGCCCGACGGGCTGGTCTTCGAGCGCCCGATCGAGCGCATCGAGGCCGCGGCCGCCGACGCGGGCCGGGGCGTCGAGATCCTCGACACCCGCCGAGTCAAGAGCTACAGCGAGGGCGTCGCACACGTCGTCGTCGACGCCCGGATCGAGTGATTGCGGGGGCGTCCGCTCGGTCGCGAACCGGTCCCAGCGGTGACAGCCGCCCGTCCGCGTCCGGAACCTATTCGGCGCTGGTCTCGGATCGGGTACGTATGCGCCGCCGTTCGTTCCTCGCGACCACGACGACTCTCGCCCTCCCGCTGGCCGGTTGTGTGCGTCCGGACTACGGCTCGCTGACGATGGCGTCGATGGCGTCCGACGCGGCGATCGCTCGACGCCACGCCGAAGACCTCGACGCTCTCCCGCCGGACTCCCGTGCCCTCGTCAGAGACGCCATCGACGGCGAGACGCCGACCAGAGCAGACACCGGTCCGCCGTTCGACGCCGACCGGCCGTTCGAAGACGACGGTGCGTTCTACGACATCGGGTACGAGGTCGTCGAGCGCCGTTCCGCTACCCAGTACGATCTCCAGATCGACTACGATCCGGTCGCGGAACCGTCGTCGGTCGTCGCGTACGCCGACCTCCCGGCCGTCGACAGGCGCGCCCTCTCTCGGCTCTTGCCGCCGCCGGCAGAGCCTCCGACCGGCAGGGGCTTCGACGTAGACGTTGCCGACACGTACCTCGACGACACTGAGAGCGTCCTCGTCCCGGAACCGGAGTACGAGGCGGTCTCCTACGACGGCACCGCCTACCGGGTCGGCGTCGGCGGGAGCCGCGAGATCGAAGTCGACCGATACCAGTACAGCGCCGATCGGATCGCCGACAGCCCGGCGGCGTTCGGCCGTCAGCTGCGCGAGCGGTACCTGTTCACGCTCAGCGGACTCCCAGAGGCCGAACGGGAGATCGTCCTGGCGGCCGCCGACGAGGGCTACTATCCCGACAGCCCGAACCGGGCGTTCCGGTCGCTGACCGAACGACTTGGCTCACACGAGCCGGTCCGCTCGACGGCCGACACCGGCCACTGGCTGGTCCGGTACGACGGGCGGATCTACTGGGCGGAACTGTCGACGCCGGGGGAGACGATGCCGTAGCGCCTCGAAACGACTATCCGTTCTCACTGGCAAGGCGTGGGTATGGATCGACAGCAACTCCTCGCGATCGTCCTCGTCTTGCTCATGGTGGGCTCCTCGGCCGCCTACGCACTCTCGATGTTCTGATCGGGCTGGCCGCTCAGCCGCCGCGCCTACTGTCGATGGCGTATCACAAACTATTCACCACACCCCGCGGTGCTCCGACGTATGCGCCGCCGAACATTCCTCGCGACCGCAGCGACCGCCGTTGCCCTCCCCCTCGCAGGCTGTGCTCACCCCTCCGACGGTTCGCTCTCGATGGGCGAACTGACGAGCGACAGTGCCATCGCCGAGCGATACGCCGGCGAGACAGAGGGGCTCCCGCCCGAACGGAAAGCACTGATCGACGCCGCCGTCGCCGGTGACGCACCGACACGAGAGGGTCGGTATCCGCCCTACGACCGGGATCGTCCGATCGAACACGAGGGCGCGTACTACCGGATCTCTCACGAGGTCGTCGACAGCCGTACCGAGACCCGGTACACGGTCGACGTCGACTACGACCCCGAGACGACCCCGTCGTCGGTGATCGCCTACGAGGACCTGCCCGAGGCCGACAAGCGGGCGCTGGGCGAGTTGATCCCGCCGGAAGAAGATCACCCCGACAACGACGGGTTCGACATCGGGCGCTCACACCGGTACGAAGACGTCTCCGAGAGCGTCCTGGCCTCCGATCCCGCGTACGAGGGAATCTCTCACGAGGGGTCGACGTACCGCGTCAGGGTTGCCGACGGCGGCGAAGTGACGATCGAGACCTACGAGTACAGCGCCGAGCAGGTCGCCGAGAGCGCTACTGACCTGGGCGCGCAGCTCCGCGAGCAGCACCTGTTTTCCCTCTCGGGGCTCTCCGAGGCAGAACGCGAGATCGTCGCCGAGGCGATCGATGGGAGCTACTTCCCCGACGGCGGCGAGGTGCCCGACGCGTTCCGGTCACTGGCCGATCGCTTCCGCGATCAGGCGGGTATCGACACCAACGAACACGGCGGAACGTGGCTGGCTCGCTACGAGGGAACCATCTACTGGACGGACTTGCGGTACCCGCCGGAGACGGACTCCGAGTAGGGCTCGTCTCACTCCGTCTCCCACACGTCGGCCATCGGACTCGTTCCCGAGGAGCGCCGCCGGGACCGCCCGCTACTCTCGCCGGTCGAATCATGTCCGGTGGATCGACAGCGGAGCCGCGCGATCGTCGCCGTGGGGCCGGTGATCGGCTCACCGATCGCGGTCGGAGCGAACCGCCGAGACGATG
Above is a genomic segment from Halomicrobium sp. LC1Hm containing:
- a CDS encoding class I SAM-dependent methyltransferase family protein; this translates as MSADDRLAVVVARDRTQTVIDRLRELDAYDDDRTVQPWDDDSVAVPVTSVPADLAVRDVVKQVGEPRLRDLDDYLRERGWTDAEIDRAPASWAVVGSVVLVDIGDAPRPEEVGEALLQLHGEADTVLARGPITGEHREPAVEVVAGTGDTETVHREHGTAYALDLAEVMFSPGNKAERSHMGEVVREAHEGRSESGASTSASGAIESGERERVLDMFAGIGYFTLPMARAGATVTAVERNPASFRYLIENVQLNEVADRVQPYRADCRDVTPDLAADPVDRIVMGYYEAHEYLDAALPALAPGGVVHMHEATPDGLVFERPIERIEAAAADAGRGVEILDTRRVKSYSEGVAHVVVDARIE